One part of the Parabacteroides distasonis ATCC 8503 genome encodes these proteins:
- a CDS encoding glycine betaine ABC transporter substrate-binding protein — MRRFTIIIGCCMLLVTLQFIFSCVDSKDRKKISIAYANWAEGIAMTNLAKVILEEQGYRVTLKNADIAPIFTSVASGKADVFMDAWLPVTHADYMEQYGDRLETLGTVYEHAKLGLVVPEYVTIRSIEDLNAHKDQFKGEIIGIDAGAGLMNSADKAVQDYSLDFDLKSSSGATMVAFLKKSIDANEWIVVTGWTPHWMFSRYPLKFLEDPKEEFGDSEHIEVIATKGFSEKDPYAASFFKNFKLTDEQLSELMYYMEDGTRTESRSARAWLEKHPEIIKLFLPSQENQLNGSHETN; from the coding sequence ATGAGACGATTTACGATTATTATTGGATGCTGTATGCTTTTGGTGACCTTACAATTTATTTTCAGTTGTGTGGATAGCAAGGATCGAAAGAAAATATCGATAGCGTACGCTAATTGGGCGGAGGGCATTGCTATGACCAACTTAGCCAAAGTGATATTAGAGGAGCAAGGATATCGGGTAACATTAAAAAATGCGGATATCGCCCCGATCTTTACTTCTGTCGCTTCGGGAAAAGCGGATGTGTTCATGGATGCATGGTTACCGGTGACCCATGCGGATTATATGGAACAATACGGGGACCGGCTTGAGACACTCGGAACGGTTTATGAGCATGCGAAATTGGGCTTGGTAGTTCCGGAGTACGTTACCATTCGTTCCATCGAGGATTTGAATGCCCATAAAGATCAATTTAAAGGTGAGATTATAGGGATCGATGCCGGCGCCGGTTTGATGAACTCGGCGGATAAGGCGGTTCAAGATTATTCTTTGGATTTTGATTTGAAATCTTCCAGTGGGGCTACGATGGTTGCTTTCTTGAAGAAATCGATTGATGCGAACGAATGGATCGTGGTTACCGGATGGACCCCTCATTGGATGTTCTCACGTTATCCGTTAAAATTCTTGGAAGACCCGAAAGAGGAATTTGGAGACTCGGAGCATATCGAGGTTATCGCTACGAAAGGATTCTCTGAGAAAGATCCATATGCAGCCTCTTTTTTCAAGAACTTTAAGTTAACCGATGAACAACTGAGCGAATTGATGTATTATATGGAAGACGGGACACGTACGGAATCGCGATCAGCCCGTGCTTGGCTTGAAAAACATCCCGAGATAATCAAATTATTCTTACCTTCGCAGGAGAATCAATTGAATGGGAGCCATGAGACAAATTAA
- a CDS encoding ferritin has product MILNRKLSDALNEQINMEMWSSNLYLSMSIHFTQIGLDGFAHWTLKQSQEELEHAYKMIDYSIKRGGQVTIGVINSVPTAWGEPLEIFQHIYEHEVHVSGSIDKIVDIASEEKDKATQDFLWGFVREQVEEEATAKNIVEKLKLYGEHHAVLMDHRLGKR; this is encoded by the coding sequence ATGATTTTAAACAGAAAATTATCAGATGCTCTCAACGAGCAAATCAACATGGAGATGTGGTCATCCAACCTATATTTATCCATGTCGATACATTTCACTCAGATAGGGCTGGATGGTTTTGCACATTGGACGTTAAAACAATCGCAAGAGGAACTTGAACATGCCTATAAAATGATCGATTACTCCATCAAGCGTGGCGGACAAGTGACGATCGGAGTAATTAATTCCGTTCCCACAGCATGGGGAGAGCCGTTGGAGATTTTCCAGCATATCTACGAGCATGAGGTGCATGTATCCGGATCAATCGACAAGATTGTCGATATCGCTTCCGAAGAGAAAGACAAGGCGACACAAGATTTCCTATGGGGTTTCGTCCGGGAACAGGTAGAGGAAGAGGCTACAGCGAAAAATATTGTCGAGAAACTTAAATTATACGGAGAACATCATGCCGTATTAATGGATCATCGATTAGGAAAAAGATAA
- a CDS encoding Hsp20/alpha crystallin family protein, producing MTPMRRSQNWLPYVFNDLFDNDWMIKANSTAPAINVIESDKDYRVEVAAPGMTKNDFNIKIDENNNLVVSMEKKEEKNEDKKDGRYLRREFSYSKFQQTMVLPDNVEKDKIEAKVENGVLSISIPKRTEEEAKMAEKVIEIK from the coding sequence ATGACACCGATGAGAAGAAGTCAAAATTGGTTACCGTATGTATTCAATGATTTATTTGACAACGACTGGATGATAAAAGCAAACTCTACAGCTCCAGCCATCAACGTGATAGAATCCGATAAGGATTATCGAGTTGAGGTAGCCGCTCCCGGTATGACGAAGAACGATTTCAACATCAAGATCGATGAGAACAACAACTTGGTCGTATCTATGGAGAAAAAAGAAGAAAAGAATGAGGATAAGAAAGACGGACGCTATCTGAGACGCGAATTCTCTTATAGCAAGTTCCAACAAACCATGGTTTTGCCTGACAATGTAGAGAAAGACAAGATTGAGGCGAAGGTTGAGAACGGCGTCTTGAGTATCAGCATACCGAAAAGAACTGAGGAAGAGGCTAAAATGGCCGAGAAAGTAATCGAGATCAAATAA
- a CDS encoding SGNH/GDSL hydrolase family protein, giving the protein MRQIKGIICILISIVMCWSASAANNKRYVNIVFIGNSITFGAGLPKPVHDAPPVKAALFLSKCPEVASVKYSNRGQSGCTTVDYLPDTNTLFPWAVRAADKFKDETWADLVFSIMLGTNDSAIEGTNGCPVAPERYYENMKTIINRLLALYPNCRIVVHRPLWYSPNTYNGAKYLEEGLRRLQDYYPQIQRLVDYYASHFPGQVFLGDTKGFDYFKENHLTDFQAEKGNAGVFYLHPNEKGAVRLGELWSEAIRQALGL; this is encoded by the coding sequence ATGAGACAAATTAAGGGAATCATATGTATTTTAATAAGTATCGTTATGTGTTGGTCTGCTTCAGCCGCAAACAATAAACGTTATGTGAATATCGTATTTATCGGGAATAGTATCACGTTTGGCGCCGGGTTACCGAAGCCTGTCCATGATGCGCCTCCTGTAAAGGCTGCGTTGTTTTTAAGCAAGTGCCCGGAAGTGGCTTCAGTCAAGTATTCCAATAGAGGACAGAGCGGATGCACTACCGTTGATTATTTGCCGGATACGAATACGCTTTTCCCGTGGGCCGTACGTGCTGCCGATAAATTTAAGGATGAGACTTGGGCGGATTTGGTATTCTCTATTATGCTGGGGACGAACGATAGCGCGATAGAAGGCACAAACGGTTGCCCGGTAGCGCCCGAGCGGTATTATGAGAATATGAAGACAATTATCAATCGCTTATTAGCTTTATACCCGAATTGCCGTATTGTGGTGCATCGTCCTTTATGGTATAGCCCGAATACGTATAATGGGGCTAAATATTTGGAAGAAGGCTTACGAAGGCTCCAAGATTATTATCCGCAAATACAACGATTAGTCGATTATTATGCGTCTCATTTTCCCGGACAAGTCTTTCTGGGAGATACGAAGGGATTTGATTACTTTAAGGAAAACCATTTGACAGATTTCCAAGCGGAGAAGGGTAACGCCGGAGTGTTCTATCTTCATCCGAATGAGAAAGGAGCGGTCCGGTTAGGCGAATTGTGGAGTGAGGCGATTCGTCAGGCTTTAGGGCTTTGA